In the genome of Dermacentor andersoni chromosome 3, qqDerAnde1_hic_scaffold, whole genome shotgun sequence, one region contains:
- the LOC126524964 gene encoding scoloptoxin SSD20-like, translated as MAIMDAFRSNVSAELQNDALTLHRFIEACKFGFAKRSLLGDPRFEDVRDVLQNLTSWDYANATRWKIDDDRTYQDPTHYGLDTAPAPENRGTAHLSLWEDDGDALSVTSTVNGYFGSMIRSSSGVIFNNQMNDFSTPGQSNFWGLPPSPANLIKPDKRPQSSMSPIVVVDANGDVEMVIGGSGGSKIITAVALVSMRALWQSGDIREAIDYARLHEQLTADDVMVEPQFPETYARQLEEKGHKIQTVFGEFNNVMAVQRKNQRLQANADYRSDGGVDGS; from the exons ATGGCTATCATGGATGCTTTCAGAAGCAACGTCAGCGCAGAGCTTCAAAACGATGCACTCACTCTGCACCG CTTTATCGAAGCCTGCAAGTTTGGTTTCGCGAAGAGAAGCCTCCTTGGTGACCCCCGCTTTGAAGATGTAAGAGAT GTGCTACAGAACCTGACGTCGTGGGATTACGCCAATGCGACGCGGTGGAAGATCGACGACGACAGGACATACCAGGACCCAACTCATTATGGCCTCGACACCGCGCCTGCGCCAGAGAATAGAGGCACGGCGCACCTCTCCCTGTGGGAAGACGACGGAGACGCCCTTAGCGTCACCAGCACCGTCAACGGATA TTTCGGAAGCATGATACGGAGCTCTTCAGGCGTAATCTTCAATAACCAGATGAACGACTTCTCCACGCCCGGCCAGAGCAACTTCTGGGGCCTCCCACCATCGCCGGCCAACTTAATAAAGCCGGACAAGAGGCCGCAGTCCTCCATGAGCCCCATTGTGGTGGTTGATGCCAACGGAGACGTGGAGATGGTCATCGGTGGCTCAGGTGGAAGCAAGATCATTACGGCAGTGGCTCTG GTGAGCATGAGAGCACTTTGGCAGAGCGGCGACATCAGGGAAGCCATCGACTACGCAAGGCTGCACGAGCAGCTCACAGCCGATGATGTCATGGTAGAACCTCAATTTCCCGAA ACCTACGCTCGCCAGCTTGAAGAAAAAGGCCACAAGATACAAACAGTCTTTGGAGAGTTCAACAACGTCATGGCCGTGCAGCGAAAGAACCAACGCCTCCAAGCCAACGCCGACTACCGCAGCGATGGAGGTGTCGACGGCAGCTGA